CCGCTTCCCCAACTCGATGGTCGATCGCATCACTCCCGCAACGCCTCCCGATCTCATCGACGAGGTGGCGGCTCGAACCGGAATCGCCGACGAATGGCCGGTGGTCGCCGAACCCTTCACCCAGTGGGTCCTCGAGGACGACTTCTCGATGGGCCGCCCCGCCCTCGAGACAGTCGGCGTGCAGGTCGTCGACGACGTGACGCCCTACGAGTTGATGAAGCTCCGGCTGCTCAACGCCGGACACCAGGCGCTGTGCTACTTCGGATATCTGCTCGGTTACCGCTACGTCCACGACGCCGCGTCGGACGCGGACATCCGAACACTGCTGCGGCGCTACATGATCGAAGAAGGCAGCACGACGCTGCAGGAGATGCCCGGCGTCGACGTCGAGTCCTACATCAACACCCTTCTCGAGCGCTTCGCCAACCCTGCCATCGCCGACACCATTGCCCGGCTGTGCCAGGACTCGTCCGACCGTATCCCTAAGTGGTTGCTGCCGGTGATCCGCGAACGCCTGGCATCCGGGCAGCGTAGTGAGCTGGCCGCGGCCGTCGTCGCGAGTTGGACCCGGTACGCCGAGGGGACCGACGAACAGGGCGACCCCATCGACGTCGTCGATCCCCTGGCCGCGGAGCTCGTTCCGCGGGCGAAGCGCTCGCGGACCGATCCACTGGCGTTCGTCGCCGACCGCGACTTGTTCGGAACTCTTGCCGACGAAGAGGAATTCACGACGCCGTACCTGGCCGCGCTGGATTCGCTGCGTACCAAGGGTGCTCGCGCCACACTCACCGAGCTGCTGTCATGACCCTGGTCGCCGGGATCGACTCGTCCACCCAGTCGTGCAAGGTCGTCATCTGCGAGGCCGAGACCGGGACAGTCGTCCGGTCGGCGAGCGCACCACACCCGGCCGGCACCGAGGTACACCCCGACCGGTGGTGGGATGCCCTGGGCGACGCCGTCTCCGCCGCGGGTGGATTCGAGGACGTGGCCGCGGTGTCGGTCGCGGGGCAGCAGCACGGGATGGTGTGTCTCGACGCGTCTGGGCGAGTGGTGCGCGATGCCCTGTTGTGGAACGACGTCCGATCCGCCTCGAGCGCCGTCGATCTGGTCGACGACCTCGGCGGTCCGGGAGTATGGGCGGAGGCGGTCGGCGTGGTCCCGGTCGCCGCCATCACCGCCGCCAAACTGCGCTGGCTCGCCGACCACGAACCCGCGAACGCCGATGCCACCGCCGCGGTGTGTCTCCCCCACGACTGGCTCACCTGGCGGCTTCGCGGGAGCACCGACATCACCGAGCTGACCACCGACCGCAGCGACGCGTCGGGAACCGGTTACTTCGGCGCGGCCACCGGCGAGTATCGGAAAGACTTGCTGGAGCTGGCTTTTCGCGGGAGAAACCCGCAGCTGCCGACCGTCGTCGGACCAGGTGACCGGGCCGGGACGACTGCCGCCGGGGTGGTCGTCGGACCAGGTGCCGGCGACAACGCGGCCGCGGCCCTCGGGCTCCAGGCCCGACGCGGAGACGCGGTGGTGTCCCTCGGGACGTCGGGCGTGGTGTGTGCCGTGTCGGACACCGCCCCCAGCGACCCCGCCGGCTTGGTCGCCGGTTTCGCCGACGCGACCGGCCGGCACCTGCCGCTGGTGTGCACCCTCAACGGCGCTCCGGTGCTGGCGTCGACGGCGAAGATGCTCGGCGTCGACTTCGACGAGTTCGCACGGCTCGCCACCTCCGCCGATCCGGGTGCCGGGGGACTGACGATGGTGCCGTGGTTCGCGGGCGAACGCTCCCCCAATCTCCCGGACGCCACCGGAACCCTCACCGGCATCACCACAGACAACTTCGGTCCCGCGTCGATCGCGCGCGCCGCGGTCGAGGGGCTCATCTCGTCGCTGGTGTTCTGCCGGGAGAAGATCGAAGAACAGGGCGTGCGCGTCGACCGCATCCTCCTGACCGGGGGCGGCGCGAAATCAGCTGCGGTGCGGGCGATCGCACCGGCGCTCTTCGGTGGCGAGGTCGAGATCCCCGCCGACGGCGAGCACGTGGCCCTCGGTGCCGCACGTCAAGCCGCCTGGGCCCTCACCGGCGAGCTGCCGGAATGGGACATGCCCCGCGAAACCCTCTCCGCGACCGCCACTCCTGAGGTGTACGGCCGGTACCGCGAGATCGCGGACATGGTCGCCACCTCCGCTCGCTGATCAGCAGGGAGCGCAAGCCCACGGTCAGATCGCACGAAACCCGCACTCTGCAGCCGCAGGCGGCGGACCATGGACGTCGACGCTCCGACGGCAGGAGAAGCGATGGTCGACTGGGATGGTGCACGGTACGCGGAGGTGAGCGGACTTCAGCGCATGGTTGCCGAGGAGTCGATCGCCGATCTCACGCTCAGCGGCACCGAGCGGCTTCTCGACGTCGGCTGCGGGGACGGGTTCATCACGATGCTGCTCGCCGACCGATTGCCCGACGGTTCGGTGGTCGGCGTCGACGCTTCGCACCGGATGATCGAGCGGGCCCTCGCACGTGTGCCATTCGACATGCTGCGGGTCC
The sequence above is drawn from the Gordonia rubripertincta genome and encodes:
- a CDS encoding mannitol dehydrogenase family protein; translation: MSTPLNAESLTRIDGAAVPAYDRTAVTPGIVHFGVGAFHRAHQAMYLDRLLAADPAAKEWGICGVGVRPADSAMRDALVPQDGLFTLTLKHPNGDTETAVIGSIVEYLFAPDDPEAVLERLSDPATRIVSLTVTEGGYNFSPTTGEFDATNPDIVADLEGSAPPGTVFGLVTEALARRRERGIPSFTVMSCDNIQGNGHMARSTFLAYARLRDEALADWIETNTRFPNSMVDRITPATPPDLIDEVAARTGIADEWPVVAEPFTQWVLEDDFSMGRPALETVGVQVVDDVTPYELMKLRLLNAGHQALCYFGYLLGYRYVHDAASDADIRTLLRRYMIEEGSTTLQEMPGVDVESYINTLLERFANPAIADTIARLCQDSSDRIPKWLLPVIRERLASGQRSELAAAVVASWTRYAEGTDEQGDPIDVVDPLAAELVPRAKRSRTDPLAFVADRDLFGTLADEEEFTTPYLAALDSLRTKGARATLTELLS
- a CDS encoding xylulokinase, with the translated sequence MTLVAGIDSSTQSCKVVICEAETGTVVRSASAPHPAGTEVHPDRWWDALGDAVSAAGGFEDVAAVSVAGQQHGMVCLDASGRVVRDALLWNDVRSASSAVDLVDDLGGPGVWAEAVGVVPVAAITAAKLRWLADHEPANADATAAVCLPHDWLTWRLRGSTDITELTTDRSDASGTGYFGAATGEYRKDLLELAFRGRNPQLPTVVGPGDRAGTTAAGVVVGPGAGDNAAAALGLQARRGDAVVSLGTSGVVCAVSDTAPSDPAGLVAGFADATGRHLPLVCTLNGAPVLASTAKMLGVDFDEFARLATSADPGAGGLTMVPWFAGERSPNLPDATGTLTGITTDNFGPASIARAAVEGLISSLVFCREKIEEQGVRVDRILLTGGGAKSAAVRAIAPALFGGEVEIPADGEHVALGAARQAAWALTGELPEWDMPRETLSATATPEVYGRYREIADMVATSAR